The Halopseudomonas sabulinigri genome window below encodes:
- a CDS encoding serine hydrolase domain-containing protein, whose amino-acid sequence MLNAVGFAARHARIACAPEQSGAPSYPPSASIKLADLNYMQGFPPAADKQITRADYLIDYPKVRWAFQHMRELIPSRQISRGPHAASLLPEGENREAQINALQINLQEGESISFSEFLERSYADALLIIHQGQVIYQAYPNMADELSPHMLWSVTKSFTGLIARMLMHEGLLDGQSEVVAHIPELANSGWAGASVQQVLDMTADVKYSEVYADGTSDVIHYGLSAGITQSSDWQGPTSLYEYLPSIGADRAHGEHFAYRTVHSEVLGWIIRRVSGKDLAQQVTERIWSKLGAEQDAYILLDGKGTEWAGAGLNATLRDLGRFAEMLRQGGCYNGQQIVPQEIIAEIQRGGDREAFARFGRQGMEGYSYHDQWWVSHNSDGVFEAMGVHGQLIHVNPVAQLSVVRLGSHPVASNDFTYAMTRRVMEALANLLRN is encoded by the coding sequence ATGCTCAATGCAGTCGGTTTTGCCGCGCGACACGCCCGTATTGCCTGTGCACCGGAGCAGTCCGGTGCCCCCAGTTATCCGCCCTCAGCCAGCATCAAGCTGGCTGACTTGAACTATATGCAGGGCTTTCCGCCAGCGGCGGACAAGCAAATCACCCGCGCCGACTATCTGATCGACTACCCCAAGGTTCGCTGGGCATTCCAACATATGCGCGAGCTGATCCCGTCACGCCAGATCAGCCGCGGCCCGCATGCTGCATCGCTGCTGCCAGAAGGCGAAAACCGCGAGGCCCAGATCAACGCGCTGCAGATCAACCTGCAGGAAGGCGAGTCGATCAGCTTCAGCGAGTTTCTCGAGCGCTCCTACGCCGATGCCCTGCTGATCATCCACCAGGGGCAGGTGATCTATCAGGCCTACCCGAACATGGCCGATGAGCTTAGCCCGCACATGCTCTGGTCGGTGACCAAGTCGTTCACCGGTTTGATTGCCAGGATGCTGATGCACGAAGGGCTGCTGGACGGCCAGTCGGAGGTGGTCGCCCACATTCCCGAGCTGGCCAATTCCGGCTGGGCCGGTGCCAGCGTACAGCAGGTGCTGGATATGACCGCCGATGTGAAGTACTCGGAGGTCTATGCCGATGGCACCTCGGATGTCATTCACTACGGGCTGTCTGCCGGTATTACCCAGTCCTCAGACTGGCAGGGCCCTACCAGTCTGTATGAGTACCTGCCGTCGATTGGCGCCGATCGCGCGCATGGCGAGCACTTTGCCTATCGCACTGTGCACAGCGAGGTGCTCGGCTGGATCATCCGCCGGGTGAGCGGCAAAGATCTGGCCCAACAGGTTACCGAGCGCATCTGGAGCAAACTGGGCGCCGAGCAGGACGCCTACATACTGCTGGACGGCAAGGGTACCGAATGGGCCGGCGCAGGGCTGAATGCGACGCTGCGGGATCTGGGGCGATTTGCTGAAATGCTGCGTCAGGGCGGGTGCTATAACGGTCAACAGATAGTGCCGCAGGAGATCATTGCCGAGATACAGCGTGGCGGCGACCGGGAGGCTTTTGCACGCTTCGGCCGCCAGGGCATGGAAGGATACTCGTACCACGACCAGTGGTGGGTATCGCACAACAGTGATGGCGTATTCGAGGCCATGGGCGTGCACGGTCAGTTGATCCATGTGAACCCAGTCGCGCAGCTGAGTGTGGTGCGCCTGGGCTCCCACCCGGTGGCATCCAACGACTTTACCTACGCAATGACCCGGCGGGTTATGGAGGCGCTGGCGAACTTGCTGCGTAATTGA
- a CDS encoding DUF4197 domain-containing protein, translating into MPRLKLFAALFTAVLSTSVSALSLSDLTQQDASAGLKDALTQGAEVAVKELSAPGGFSNNPDVRIELPGNLGKASRTMKMMGMGGQITQLEDSMNKAAEAAVPQAQSLLVDAISKMSVQDAKSILTGPADSATRYLETSSRDQIRALFLPVVKNATDQVGLAQQYNTFASQASSFGVVDAKDANIEGYVTERTLDGLFEMMAEQEADIRSNPTEAATSLAKKVFGSL; encoded by the coding sequence ATGCCCCGTTTAAAGCTATTCGCCGCACTTTTTACCGCTGTGCTGTCCACCTCGGTCAGCGCGCTCTCCTTGTCTGACCTGACCCAGCAGGACGCCAGCGCCGGCCTCAAGGATGCCCTTACCCAGGGTGCCGAAGTGGCAGTCAAGGAGCTGAGCGCCCCTGGTGGCTTCAGCAACAACCCGGACGTACGCATCGAGCTGCCGGGCAATCTGGGCAAGGCGTCGCGCACCATGAAGATGATGGGTATGGGTGGCCAGATCACCCAGTTGGAAGACAGCATGAACAAAGCCGCAGAAGCCGCCGTGCCTCAGGCACAGAGCCTGCTGGTGGATGCCATCAGCAAGATGAGCGTGCAGGATGCCAAATCCATCCTGACCGGCCCGGCTGATTCGGCCACCCGTTACCTGGAAACCAGCAGCCGGGATCAGATCCGCGCGCTCTTTCTGCCCGTGGTCAAGAATGCAACCGATCAGGTCGGCCTGGCCCAGCAGTACAATACCTTTGCGTCACAGGCCTCCAGCTTTGGCGTGGTGGATGCCAAGGATGCGAATATCGAGGGTTATGTGACCGAGCGCACCCTGGACGGGCTGTTCGAAATGATGGCCGAACAGGAAGCGGATATCCGCAGCAATCCCACGGAAGCCGCCACCAGCCTGGCAAAGAAGGTATTCGGTAGCCTGTGA
- a CDS encoding membrane-bound PQQ-dependent dehydrogenase, glucose/quinate/shikimate family: MLRPVIAWLILLCSLFCVAGGAWLGLLGGSWFYLLVGLLLGVAACLLLARHAIGLMVYAVALLATLAWAVWEVGFDWWALAPRGGLLFVLGLLLLLPATRRGLHSATSQIAYTGLLGLALLVSAGVAGYAWLQPQGINGAFSEERMASASSEQVAAAAVPDGEWHAYGRTAAGQRFSPLTQITANNVSELQEVWRYNTGQIRDADDPGETTYEVTPLVVDERMYLCTPFGTVITLDPTSGEELWRFDPQLRQPPTVTTQHMTCRGVSYHDAGAQPAEAAESGAALSNAERLQLSAQEITAKAAGVAQNVAAGQAAPSDPNPRVRRDSGYANARGVCQKRLFVPTSDGRLIAISAEDGSICPGFGGDDGTVNLWANMPNVTPGSYYSTSPPVVTDKVIIVGGAVNDNASTTSPSGVIRAFDIYTGDLVWNFDSKKPDATAPIAEGDTYSENAPNSWSVSSYDPELDIVYLPMGNQSPDQFGGNRSAAVEKYSSSILALHASTGQVAWVFQTVHHDLWDYDVPSQPSLIDLTIQGQRIPALVAPTKQGEIYVLNRVTGEPVLPVTEEPVPQGAAEGDFTAPTQPVSAISFNPPTLTGKDMWGATLLDQLACRIQFQQLKYGGRYTAPSEQGTLVYPGNFGTFNWGAVAVDPDRQILFGMPVYLAFTSTLVPRADGTSRTVTKEGEPIINENFGAPYATSMAPFMSPVGLPCQQPAWGYVAGVDLTTGETRYQRVNGTVRDLAPLPLPFKMGVPGIGGPIVTRGGVAFLSGTMDYYVRGYDLRTGEELWRSRLPAGGQATPSTYLGADGRQYLVVVAGGHGSTGTKAGDAVIAYALPK; this comes from the coding sequence ATGCTTCGCCCCGTTATCGCCTGGTTGATTTTGTTGTGCTCCCTGTTCTGCGTGGCCGGGGGCGCCTGGCTTGGGCTACTGGGCGGCAGCTGGTTCTATCTGCTGGTGGGGTTGCTGCTGGGGGTGGCGGCGTGTCTGTTACTCGCCCGTCACGCCATTGGCCTGATGGTTTACGCCGTGGCCCTGCTGGCGACGCTGGCCTGGGCAGTCTGGGAAGTGGGCTTCGACTGGTGGGCCCTGGCGCCGCGTGGCGGCTTGCTGTTTGTACTGGGGCTGTTACTGCTACTGCCCGCCACCCGTCGGGGGCTGCACTCCGCCACCAGCCAGATCGCCTATACGGGCTTGCTGGGCCTGGCGCTGCTGGTGTCTGCCGGCGTGGCGGGGTATGCCTGGCTGCAACCACAGGGTATCAACGGCGCCTTCAGTGAAGAACGCATGGCGTCTGCCAGCAGTGAGCAGGTGGCGGCCGCTGCTGTACCCGATGGCGAATGGCATGCCTATGGGCGCACCGCCGCTGGCCAGCGGTTCTCGCCGCTGACCCAGATAACCGCCAATAACGTTAGTGAGCTGCAGGAAGTCTGGCGCTACAACACCGGGCAGATTCGCGATGCCGACGACCCGGGTGAGACCACCTACGAGGTCACACCGCTGGTGGTAGATGAGCGCATGTACCTGTGCACGCCCTTTGGCACCGTGATTACACTTGACCCCACCAGCGGCGAAGAGCTGTGGCGGTTTGATCCGCAGCTGCGCCAACCGCCGACCGTCACCACGCAGCATATGACCTGCCGCGGCGTGTCTTACCACGACGCAGGTGCGCAACCCGCCGAAGCTGCTGAATCAGGCGCCGCCCTGAGTAACGCCGAACGCCTGCAGTTGAGCGCGCAGGAGATCACCGCCAAGGCGGCGGGGGTGGCGCAGAATGTCGCGGCCGGGCAGGCAGCGCCGAGCGATCCAAATCCGCGAGTGCGCCGCGATAGCGGTTATGCCAATGCCCGCGGCGTGTGCCAGAAACGCCTCTTTGTACCCACCTCTGATGGTCGCCTGATTGCCATCAGCGCCGAGGACGGCAGTATCTGCCCAGGCTTTGGCGGCGATGACGGAACGGTAAACCTGTGGGCCAACATGCCGAATGTTACCCCCGGTTCCTACTATTCCACGTCGCCACCAGTGGTGACCGACAAGGTGATCATCGTCGGCGGCGCAGTCAACGATAACGCCTCAACCACCTCACCCTCGGGCGTAATTCGCGCCTTTGATATTTACACCGGCGACCTGGTGTGGAATTTCGACAGCAAGAAGCCGGACGCCACGGCGCCAATCGCCGAGGGGGATACCTACTCGGAGAACGCGCCCAACTCCTGGAGTGTGTCGAGCTACGATCCTGAGCTGGATATCGTTTATCTGCCGATGGGCAACCAGTCGCCGGATCAGTTTGGCGGCAACCGCAGCGCGGCGGTAGAAAAGTACTCCTCATCCATCCTGGCCCTGCACGCCAGTACGGGGCAGGTGGCCTGGGTGTTCCAGACCGTGCACCACGACCTGTGGGACTACGATGTACCCTCGCAGCCCAGCCTGATTGACCTGACCATTCAGGGGCAGCGCATCCCGGCGCTGGTAGCGCCAACCAAGCAGGGTGAAATTTATGTGCTCAATCGCGTCACCGGCGAGCCCGTTCTGCCGGTAACCGAAGAGCCGGTACCCCAGGGCGCCGCCGAGGGTGACTTTACTGCGCCCACCCAGCCGGTATCGGCAATTTCATTCAACCCGCCGACGCTGACCGGCAAGGACATGTGGGGCGCGACCTTGCTGGATCAGCTGGCCTGCCGCATTCAGTTTCAGCAGTTGAAGTACGGCGGCCGGTATACCGCACCCTCTGAGCAGGGCACTCTGGTGTATCCCGGCAACTTCGGCACGTTCAACTGGGGCGCCGTGGCGGTCGATCCGGACCGTCAGATTCTGTTCGGCATGCCGGTTTATTTGGCGTTCACCTCCACCCTGGTACCCCGCGCCGACGGCACCAGCCGCACCGTTACCAAGGAGGGTGAGCCGATCATCAACGAGAACTTCGGCGCGCCTTACGCCACCAGCATGGCACCTTTCATGTCGCCTGTTGGCTTGCCCTGTCAACAGCCGGCCTGGGGCTATGTGGCAGGGGTAGACCTGACTACCGGTGAGACCCGTTATCAGCGGGTGAACGGTACCGTACGCGATCTGGCGCCGCTGCCGCTGCCATTCAAAATGGGCGTGCCGGGGATTGGCGGCCCGATTGTTACCCGTGGCGGCGTGGCCTTCCTCAGCGGCACCATGGATTACTACGTACGCGGCTATGACCTGCGCACCGGTGAGGAGCTCTGGCGCAGCCGCTTGCCGGCGGGCGGCCAAGCCACACCGTCCACTTACCTGGGGGCGGACGGCAGGCAGTACCTGGTGGTGGTGGCTGGTGGACACGGCTCTACCGGCACCAAAGCCGGGGACGCCGTGATTGCCTACGCCTTGCCAAAATAG